In Candidatus Methylacidithermus pantelleriae, the genomic window CACCCTTGCCATATTCTCCTTGTGGATCGGTCCTGTCACCAATGCATCCAGTTCTCCTTTCCGCCACATCTGGAAGGCCTCCTCAAGAGCGTCCCACGCTGCTTGAGCCGACTCTTTGGAAAGACGGCCACATTCCATGCCATTCTGGCTTCCCAAAAGGATGTAATTGACCCCCCGCCGGGGGATCTTGCGACTCGCTAACGCCTTGAAGACCACTTCCGGTCCAATGCCGGCAGGGTCTCCTAACGTGATACCGATTCGAACCGCGCGCACGCTAACCTTCCTTTGCGGTAAAATAAGGCCCTCTTGCCTATCTCTTGACCAAGCCCTCCCGCAACTGGCGAAGGGCGATCTCGATCTTGTCAAAAGCTTCTGCAATATCGAGATCCCTGTGCGCATACGACATAAACCAATTATGATGCGGATGCAAAAATACTCCCTGCGCAGCTACTCGAGCACAAAACTCTTGCTGCAAAAAAAAGGAATCGTCTCCTGAAAAGGTGGCAAACGGCATCGATGGTGGCCCTGAACACTGCAAGTCAAACCCGTAGCGCCACGCAAGTTCCCGCAATCCTTGACAAAAACGCCTACCCACCTCCTGAACATGTTCTACAACCGGCTCCTGCTCCAAAATCTTTAACATTTCCAGCGCCGCAGCCATAGCCACCGCATTGTTCCAGTAGGTCCCCGTAAGAAACACACGGCTTGCCGCTACGCGAAGCTCTTCGCGGCCAATCGCCACCGAGATGGGGTATCCGTTTCCCAGGGCCTTGCCCAGGCAAAGAATGTCTGGCTCGATACCCAACCACTGGTGAGATCCTCCCCGGTGAAGTCGAAAACCCGCTCGAATATCGTCCAAGACAAGAACAATCCCTTCTCGCCGGCAAATTTTCCGCACGGTAGGGAAAAAGCCAGGATCCGGGAGAATGCATCGCCCGTAGGAGGGATGATGAAACGGGCAAAGAACGACCGCGGCAACGTCCCCGTGGTACTCTTCCACGAGTTTTCGAAAGGAATCCAGATCGTTCCAGCGAAAATCATGAACGTGGGACCGTTCCTCCGGCAAAAATCCGTAGCCGGTGGGATTACACCAAGCGCCCACCCCGTGGTAAGCACCTGCTACTTTCAGAACCTTCCTCCGACCGGTCGTCAAACGCGCTACCGCAATCGCCCAAGTCGTTACATCCGACCCGTTCTTCGCAAAGACCACCCAGGAACCAAATCGAGTAACTTCCAGAAGTTTTTCCGCTAGCTCCACCATGATTGGGGCAGGATGGTTCATGCAATTGCCTTTCTCCCGCTGCCGAGCTGCCGCCTCTTCCACTTGGGGGTAGCCATATCCCAAAAGCACAGCACCGTAGCCGCAGAGAAAGTCTAGATACCAGTTTCCGTCCGGATCCTGGTATCGACAACCCCGAGCCGCCACTGCATAGTAGGGGAAACGCCCAGGAACGGTGAAAACGGGGCTCGTGTGCCCATAGATGCCGCAAGGGATCACTCGAGCGGCTCGCTCAAAGAGCTTTCGGGAAATACAATATTGGTTCATTGTTGGCCAGATGCCCGTGGACAATAGCTTAGGAAAAAAGCCTGACGAGTCCCTCTTTCTGTCGTCCTTACGCTTTCTCTATCGCTTCCTCCTGAGAACCATCTTTCCCAGCCTCTGCGCGGAAGATACCGCGGCGCAAAAGTTCTAACGTTCCCTCCAATTTTTCCACCAATGGTAAAAACCCGACAATTCGAATCTGTCCAAGACCAATGGCTGCCTGAGCGTCGCTTTTCTGGCGAAGGACCCCAAGCGCAACTCCCGCATCCCGAAACAGGATTTCGGCTCTCGCCGAACCTGGTTCGGGAGGAGTTCCCCCGTATGCCTTTCCCCCTTCTAGCGCGATCCAGAGAAACCATCGGCTAGGTTCCAACCCGATCCGAATGATCCCTTCTGGTCCCCGAGCCAAGTAGACCGCAATTTCGGGAAGATCTTTTTGGAAGATTTCTAAAATCTTACAAGTAGCGAACATCAATAGAAAAAGGATCGCCTCCTTGGGTCGCAGCTTTCCCGTTGCCCACTCCCTACAAGCGCTGGCAAAAGACGTAGCGAAAGCCCGTGCGCATACCACACCAAGCCAAACAGTCCTCCGTAGGGCCAAGATACGGTTTCGTACCATAGCGCGCCTTATTCCCATCACAGGAAACGATCCTCAACCACGAACCCAGGACCGGCAGAGCCTCCGAGATGGGCAAAGAAAGGGGAGTTGACAGGCCCTCTTGCCCGGATGCTCCTCGGCTCACAACCCCAGTCCTTTTTGGGATCTCTGGTTTGCCGATAAGCTTGGTCCGGCTCCCTCCGTTTCGAACCGAAAAGAGCTTATGCCTATGGAAGAAGTAACTCCTGGATCCACGTCGGAGGACTCTCTCGAGGCCGCACCTGTTCCATACGCTGCCGTACGCTTCGCACCAGTTCCGGAGTCTCTATCCAGCGGATAACCCGTTCCACCAACTCCCTGGCCGAACCCACGGGTTCCCCAATTCCATGGTTTAAGCAGAATCGCACGTTCAAAAGTTCCTGCGGCATCCACCCTCCCCATCTTGCCAAAAGCAACGGCGTTCCACACTGGATGGCCTCGCTACATGTCCCTGCCCCTGGACGGGTCAAAACCGCATCGGCAAGTTGCAAAAGCCAAGCCATCTCCCGGACGAACCCCAGCGGGACGACAGGAAGTTCTTCATGGGTTCGTGCCCACTGTTCGATTCTTCTTTTTAAAAGGACGTCTTTGCCACAAAGAACGATCGCCTGGATGGGCAAGCGGGCCCTAGCAAGCGCCTCTAAGAAAACCAGATGCCGCTGCGCTGCATTGAACCCCGTTGCCAGAAGGAGCGTAAACCGATCCTCTCCAAGCCCAAGCTTCAAGCGTCCCCGAGCTCGTTCCGACTCGGAAAGTTGAGGCAAGTAGAAAGAGGGACGCAAAAGAAACCCGACCTTCTTGACCTTTTTTTCTGGCATGCCCAGTTGGCGCGCCGCCTGCGCCGTTTCTTCTACCGGGCAAAGAAACCAATCATTGGCAGGGTTCACCCAATGCCGGCTAAACCCGTAGCCACCAGAGAGCTCCCCGCAGTAAGTCACGCAACGAACGCGCCTGTGTAAAACCTGGCGCGCCAAGTCCATAAACGCATGATTGGTCGAACCATGAACGCTCACAAGAACGTCAGGTTTTTCAGACTCCAGTCGGGCAAAAAAGGTTTTTTTCCCACCGACTCGAGTTGCTGTCTTAAACAGGCCAGCGATTTCCAGGAAAAGGAAATATCCATGGTGCAGAAACGGGGCTTGCCGCTGGATTCCATTGTACAAACGAACACCGAAGCGATACAACGGGTGGCTTTCTTCCAAAGGGAGCCACAGTGTGGCCTGACCGATATTGAGTGTATGGATCCACTCGATGAGCGCATGGGCACGTACATTGTGTCCCCCTCCGGTCGTTGCACTGAGAATCACAATTCTCATCGGGAGCGGACTCTGACGGGGGCTTCTCTTCGTAATCCTTGCCAACTCCAAAGAAGATCCCCAACTACCGGGAGAAGCCTTTCCCACCTTTTAGGAAACACCCCGTCTTGCCCTTCTGGAAGATACAGCACGGAAAGTAGGAGAATCGCTTGGGCAAAGAAGATATCCATCGCAAAAAAGCTGGCGAGGTGAAAGAGAACGAGAAGCAAAGCCCAGACAGCACGGAGTCGCGGCCGAAACGCCGCCCAAAACGAAAAGGCTTGAACGTAGACGACCCCCCAAAGGGCGGGCCAACCGACCCAAGGGTGAGCGATGAGCCAAGGACCCCAGGCACTGTTGACCCCGGTTTCGAGAAGCCGGGCTGCGATGTGTCGTGACAAAGCGTCAAAGGAAAACAAGCTGGGTTCTCCCCGAACGCATTGAAGCAGGGCTCCTCCGATTTTGGACCATCCTGCCATGGAATAGGTCAGGAGTACACTTGCCTGAGCGGTCCAA contains:
- a CDS encoding aminotransferase class III-fold pyridoxal phosphate-dependent enzyme, which gives rise to MNQYCISRKLFERAARVIPCGIYGHTSPVFTVPGRFPYYAVAARGCRYQDPDGNWYLDFLCGYGAVLLGYGYPQVEEAAARQREKGNCMNHPAPIMVELAEKLLEVTRFGSWVVFAKNGSDVTTWAIAVARLTTGRRKVLKVAGAYHGVGAWCNPTGYGFLPEERSHVHDFRWNDLDSFRKLVEEYHGDVAAVVLCPFHHPSYGRCILPDPGFFPTVRKICRREGIVLVLDDIRAGFRLHRGGSHQWLGIEPDILCLGKALGNGYPISVAIGREELRVAASRVFLTGTYWNNAVAMAAALEMLKILEQEPVVEHVQEVGRRFCQGLRELAWRYGFDLQCSGPPSMPFATFSGDDSFFLQQEFCARVAAQGVFLHPHHNWFMSYAHRDLDIAEAFDKIEIALRQLREGLVKR
- a CDS encoding glycosyltransferase, which gives rise to MRIVILSATTGGGHNVRAHALIEWIHTLNIGQATLWLPLEESHPLYRFGVRLYNGIQRQAPFLHHGYFLFLEIAGLFKTATRVGGKKTFFARLESEKPDVLVSVHGSTNHAFMDLARQVLHRRVRCVTYCGELSGGYGFSRHWVNPANDWFLCPVEETAQAARQLGMPEKKVKKVGFLLRPSFYLPQLSESERARGRLKLGLGEDRFTLLLATGFNAAQRHLVFLEALARARLPIQAIVLCGKDVLLKRRIEQWARTHEELPVVPLGFVREMAWLLQLADAVLTRPGAGTCSEAIQCGTPLLLARWGGWMPQELLNVRFCLNHGIGEPVGSARELVERVIRWIETPELVRSVRQRMEQVRPRESPPTWIQELLLP